One genomic region from Sulfurimonas sp. encodes:
- the asnB gene encoding asparagine synthase (glutamine-hydrolyzing), with the protein MCGIVGFVAHQNNKLLKDMNDALVHRGPDSLGSFNSKTISLAMRRLSIVDIESGSQPYYSKDKSIVVVFNGEIYNHKELRNELISKGYSFSSSHSDGEIIPNMYLEYGVDFVNKLNGMFAIALYDVDKQKLLLYRDRLGKKPLYYTSINKEFYFASEIKALLKIKNDFKIDKHSLINYLQLKNTSAPDTIYEDIKQVNSASYIEYDLRLKTYVENKYWDLDFSKKTNLSEHEISKKLITLLEDAVKIRTECDVEYGAFLSGGLDSSLVCSIITQTHNKNLMTFSLGYKDDFKNKQSDLYHARKLSEKLGTNHYEYILDSKEVFDELSDALRAFDEPFSGTISTYFLTKLISKNVKVALCGDGADELFGSYLTHRLSTPIENYLNNTQHIKPFDSKEEFEFLKHIADEDIAVWRNKLNVFSDDELNSLFLSNIDIPNPYKNITTTAKTMLDKCLEIDEKELLVNQILPFTDRLSMAHSLEVRSPFLDYRIVEFAAQIPSSLKIKNTVNKYILKKSASKYLDDEIINRPKEGFVLPVYQWIEEEYFDEVYTTILHSNMIDNFEFNKIYIKNLLDTFKIQKKQHAKIWNLYTLAVWYEGIK; encoded by the coding sequence ATGTGCGGTATAGTTGGTTTTGTAGCACATCAAAACAATAAACTACTCAAAGACATGAACGATGCCTTAGTTCACAGAGGACCTGATTCACTAGGTAGTTTTAATTCTAAGACAATCTCATTAGCAATGAGAAGATTATCTATAGTAGATATAGAGTCTGGTTCTCAACCTTATTATTCAAAAGACAAATCAATCGTTGTTGTGTTTAATGGTGAGATATACAATCATAAAGAACTTCGTAATGAGCTTATTTCTAAAGGCTACTCTTTTTCTTCTTCACATAGTGATGGGGAGATTATTCCAAATATGTATCTAGAATATGGAGTAGATTTCGTAAATAAACTTAACGGTATGTTTGCAATAGCTTTATATGATGTAGATAAACAAAAGCTACTTTTATATAGAGATAGACTTGGAAAAAAACCACTTTATTATACCTCTATAAATAAAGAGTTCTATTTTGCATCAGAGATAAAAGCACTTCTAAAGATCAAAAATGATTTTAAAATAGATAAACACTCTTTAATAAACTATCTTCAACTAAAAAATACTTCTGCACCAGATACAATCTATGAAGATATAAAACAAGTAAATAGTGCATCTTATATTGAGTATGATTTAAGGTTAAAAACTTATGTAGAAAATAAATATTGGGATTTAGATTTTTCTAAAAAAACAAATTTATCTGAACATGAGATATCTAAGAAATTGATAACTCTCTTAGAAGATGCCGTGAAAATAAGAACAGAGTGTGATGTTGAGTATGGAGCATTTTTAAGTGGTGGTTTGGACTCTAGTTTAGTTTGTTCTATCATTACCCAAACTCATAACAAAAATCTTATGACTTTTTCTCTTGGTTATAAAGACGATTTTAAAAATAAACAAAGTGATTTGTATCATGCCAGAAAATTATCTGAAAAACTTGGAACAAATCATTATGAATATATACTAGATTCAAAAGAAGTTTTTGATGAATTATCAGATGCACTTCGAGCTTTTGATGAGCCATTTTCAGGTACTATAAGCACTTATTTTTTAACTAAACTAATCTCGAAAAATGTAAAAGTAGCACTCTGCGGTGATGGGGCTGATGAACTTTTTGGAAGTTACTTAACTCATAGACTTTCAACTCCGATAGAGAATTATCTTAACAATACTCAACATATAAAACCTTTTGATTCAAAAGAAGAATTTGAGTTTTTAAAACATATAGCAGATGAAGATATAGCTGTTTGGAGAAATAAGTTGAATGTTTTTAGTGATGATGAATTAAACTCTTTATTTCTAAGTAACATAGATATCCCAAATCCTTATAAAAATATCACTACTACAGCTAAGACTATGCTCGATAAATGTTTAGAGATAGATGAAAAAGAACTACTAGTAAATCAAATACTTCCATTTACAGATAGACTCTCAATGGCACATTCGCTAGAGGTTCGCTCACCTTTTTTAGATTACCGTATCGTCGAGTTTGCCGCACAAATTCCATCATCACTTAAAATAAAAAATACTGTTAATAAATATATACTCAAAAAAAGTGCATCTAAGTATCTTGATGATGAAATCATAAACAGACCTAAAGAGGGTTTTGTACTTCCTGTATATCAATGGATAGAAGAAGAGTATTTTGATGAAGTTTATACTACAATACTTCATTCTAATATGATAGATAATTTTGAATTTAATAAAATATATATAAAAAATTTACTAGACACTTTTAAGATACAAAAAAAACAACACGCAAAAATTTGGAATTTATATACACTAGCAGTTTGGTACGAGGGAATAAAATGA